The Ancylothrix sp. D3o genome has a segment encoding these proteins:
- a CDS encoding WD40 repeat domain-containing protein, whose product MEWQKAQLTSTISERSGPVADLTFSPDGRLLACGSCDSSVKLWDIETGQRLRSVFGYPLGVNAVAISPEGKTLAVGAPDGSVDLWGIETGQHLLTLRGKGRITSLAFTPQGKTLICGSDPSFSDTLFASPSAQSSNSIHQKAGNINIWHLASASLLHTLGESEDTVNALSISACGKIIATGHRDNTVKVWDIKAPAQPRYIFNDHTDAVYGIAISPDSQIIASGSGDKTIKLWHLKTGTYSSLIGHADAIYDVIFSPDGNFLASSSGDGTIVIWQLKTGQKISTLSGYTQHLNSVNTIAFSPNGKKLASGCGDGTIKIWNLS is encoded by the coding sequence ATGGAATGGCAAAAAGCCCAACTGACAAGCACCATCTCAGAACGTTCTGGGCCCGTAGCAGACTTAACATTTAGCCCAGATGGCCGCTTGTTAGCCTGCGGTAGCTGTGACAGCAGCGTAAAACTATGGGATATAGAAACCGGCCAAAGATTACGGAGCGTCTTTGGTTATCCTTTAGGAGTCAATGCCGTTGCTATCAGTCCCGAAGGAAAAACTTTAGCAGTAGGGGCACCCGATGGAAGCGTTGACCTTTGGGGAATAGAAACCGGCCAACATTTATTAACCTTGCGCGGGAAAGGTCGCATCACTTCCCTCGCCTTTACCCCCCAAGGAAAAACTTTAATTTGTGGTAGCGATCCTTCTTTTTCCGATACCCTTTTTGCATCCCCCAGCGCACAATCTTCTAACAGCATTCATCAAAAAGCAGGGAATATTAATATTTGGCATCTAGCCAGCGCTTCACTGCTGCATACTTTAGGTGAATCAGAAGATACGGTAAACGCCCTCTCAATAAGTGCCTGCGGTAAAATTATCGCCACCGGCCACCGCGATAATACCGTTAAAGTGTGGGACATAAAAGCCCCCGCGCAACCACGCTACATTTTTAACGATCATACCGACGCAGTTTATGGAATTGCTATTAGTCCCGACAGCCAAATTATCGCTTCTGGTAGTGGTGATAAAACCATTAAACTCTGGCATTTGAAAACCGGCACTTACTCTTCATTAATTGGTCATGCTGATGCTATTTATGATGTTATATTTAGTCCAGATGGCAACTTTCTTGCCAGCAGTAGCGGCGATGGTACCATAGTTATTTGGCAACTAAAAACCGGCCAAAAAATCTCTACCCTTAGCGGTTACACCCAGCATTTAAACTCAGTCAATACCATTGCCTTTAGCCCTAACGGAAAAAAATTAGCCAGTGGTTGCGGCGATGGTACGATTAAAATTTGGAACCTTAGCTAA
- a CDS encoding alpha-ketoacid dehydrogenase subunit beta translates to MAETLFFNALREAIDEEMARDPSVFVLGEDVGHYGGSYKVTKDLYKKYGDLRVLDTPIAENSFTGMAVGAAMTGLRPIIEGMNMGFLLLAFNQIANNAGMLRYTSGGNYKIPMVIRGPGGVGRQLGAEHSQRLEAYFQAVPGLKIVACSTPYNAKGLLKAAIRNDNPVLFFEHVLLYNLKENLPDHEYLVPLDKAEIVRKGKDVTILTYSRMRHHVVQAVKPLEKEGFDPEVIDLISLKPLDMETIGASIRKTHRVIIVEECMKTGGIAAELTASINERFFDELDAPVLRLSSQDIPTPYNGNLERLTIVQPEQIVEAVQKMVAMRV, encoded by the coding sequence ATGGCAGAAACCCTATTTTTCAACGCCCTGCGGGAAGCCATAGACGAAGAAATGGCCCGCGACCCCTCCGTGTTCGTACTCGGAGAAGACGTCGGACACTATGGTGGTTCCTATAAAGTAACAAAAGACCTTTACAAAAAATATGGGGATCTGCGAGTCCTAGACACCCCCATTGCAGAGAACAGCTTCACCGGCATGGCAGTAGGAGCAGCAATGACCGGCTTACGGCCAATCATCGAAGGCATGAACATGGGATTTTTACTACTTGCCTTCAACCAAATAGCCAACAACGCCGGGATGCTGCGCTACACCTCCGGCGGAAACTACAAAATCCCAATGGTGATACGAGGGCCAGGAGGCGTAGGCCGGCAACTCGGAGCCGAACACTCCCAAAGACTAGAAGCCTACTTCCAAGCCGTCCCCGGCTTAAAAATCGTCGCCTGCTCAACACCATACAACGCCAAAGGGTTATTAAAAGCTGCCATCCGCAACGACAACCCCGTGTTATTTTTTGAGCACGTTTTACTCTACAACCTCAAAGAAAACCTCCCCGATCACGAATATTTAGTACCCCTAGACAAAGCCGAAATTGTTCGCAAAGGAAAAGACGTAACAATTCTCACCTACTCGCGGATGCGCCATCACGTTGTCCAAGCAGTAAAACCCTTAGAAAAAGAAGGCTTTGATCCAGAAGTCATCGACTTAATTTCCCTCAAACCGCTCGATATGGAAACAATCGGCGCCTCAATTCGCAAAACCCACCGCGTCATCATCGTTGAAGAATGTATGAAAACCGGCGGCATAGCAGCAGAATTAACCGCCTCAATAAACGAGCGATTTTTTGACGAACTAGACGCCCCCGTATTGCGGTTATCATCCCAAGATATCCCCACCCCATACAACGGCAACCTAGAACGCCTAACCATAGTACAGCCAGAGCAAATAGTCGAAGCCGTGCAAAAAATGGTAGCAATGCGCGTCTAA
- the galE gene encoding UDP-glucose 4-epimerase GalE — MSEQKPTILVTGGAGYIGSHAVLALKKAGYPVIILDNLVYGHPELVESVLQVEMVVGDTNDRPLLDKLFSTHNIAAVMHFAAYINVGESVTDPAKYYRNNCVGTLTLLEAMVAHKIDKFVFSSTCATYGYPQQPLLTEDHPQNPINPYGTSKLMVEQMLTDFDIAYNLKSVRFRYFNAAGANPEGLLGEDHSPETHLIPLILFAALGKRDAISIYGTDYPTPDGTCIRDYIHVSDLADAHVLGLEYLLKGGKTEVFNLGNGNGFSVKEVIETAKIVTGKNIKAIECDRRPGDPPLLVGSSAKAKEILGWTPQYADIKQILTDAWRWHQKRHKID, encoded by the coding sequence GTGTCAGAACAAAAACCCACCATTTTAGTCACAGGAGGCGCCGGCTACATTGGCTCTCATGCTGTACTAGCCCTCAAAAAAGCCGGTTATCCTGTCATCATTTTAGATAACCTAGTCTACGGCCACCCCGAACTCGTCGAAAGCGTCCTCCAAGTAGAAATGGTTGTCGGAGATACCAATGACCGGCCCCTGTTGGACAAGCTTTTTTCTACCCATAACATTGCCGCCGTCATGCACTTTGCCGCTTATATCAACGTCGGCGAATCAGTTACCGATCCTGCTAAATATTATCGCAACAATTGCGTGGGAACCCTCACCCTTTTAGAAGCAATGGTTGCCCACAAAATTGATAAATTTGTCTTTTCCTCAACCTGCGCCACCTACGGTTATCCCCAACAACCCCTCCTCACCGAAGACCACCCCCAAAACCCCATTAATCCCTACGGAACCTCTAAATTAATGGTCGAGCAAATGCTCACAGACTTTGATATAGCCTACAACTTAAAATCAGTTCGCTTTCGTTATTTTAACGCAGCCGGGGCAAACCCAGAAGGACTACTCGGAGAAGATCACAGCCCCGAAACCCACCTTATCCCCCTCATTTTATTTGCAGCTTTAGGCAAGCGAGACGCCATTTCAATTTATGGCACAGATTACCCCACACCAGACGGAACCTGCATCCGCGATTATATCCATGTATCCGACTTAGCAGATGCCCACGTTTTAGGGCTAGAATATTTGCTAAAAGGCGGAAAAACAGAAGTATTTAACTTAGGCAACGGCAATGGCTTTTCCGTAAAAGAAGTAATAGAAACAGCAAAAATAGTTACCGGCAAAAACATAAAAGCCATAGAATGCGACCGGCGCCCAGGCGACCCCCCACTATTAGTAGGAAGCAGCGCCAAAGCCAAAGAAATTTTAGGCTGGACTCCCCAATATGCAGACATCAAACAAATACTCACGGACGCATGGCGCTGGCACCAAAAACGCCACAAAATAGACTAA